One part of the Thermococcus litoralis DSM 5473 genome encodes these proteins:
- a CDS encoding ATP-binding protein — protein MILKFIDREEELHALEELYAQDKAHLVLIYGRRRVGKTELVKQFIDGKKAFYFLAKKEPMELELDRLVRAFNRKFNVFIEAENLEEFFERVKEFGKIAFVIDEFPYWVEEDKGIPSTFQYIWDEVLKDSKVFLILLGSSISTMESLMSYKNPLYGRRTGQIKLRPLEFFHLREAFPRYSWEELVKVYGNIDGIPAYFQYFDDSLPVEKNIENNFYNKVSVLYEDAERLLKDELREPITYLNILKAINDGKTKLKEIANETRVAVTNLPKYLKVLQTLDLVKKEYPINQRKRGRGVYRVKDFYYRFWLRFVYPYRDDIEIGAISFEDFQSDFNRYLGEVFESVAGQFLIRTNRLGKLPFRFTKLGRWWHKGEEIDLVALNSITGEAGFFETKWKNLSEREARGILKDLKRKAGLTGIPGSYFGLIGKRIEGKENLREEGYLVFDLEDFNEVREKES, from the coding sequence ATGATATTAAAATTCATCGACCGGGAGGAGGAACTCCATGCACTTGAGGAGCTTTACGCCCAGGATAAAGCCCACCTCGTCCTTATCTACGGCAGGAGAAGGGTGGGAAAGACCGAGCTCGTGAAGCAGTTCATAGATGGGAAGAAGGCCTTCTACTTCTTAGCTAAAAAAGAGCCAATGGAGCTTGAGCTGGATAGGCTCGTAAGGGCCTTCAACAGGAAGTTCAACGTCTTCATCGAGGCTGAGAACCTTGAAGAGTTCTTTGAGAGAGTAAAAGAATTCGGAAAGATAGCCTTCGTAATAGACGAGTTCCCCTACTGGGTTGAGGAAGATAAAGGGATTCCCTCGACATTCCAGTACATCTGGGATGAAGTGCTGAAGGACTCAAAGGTTTTCCTCATTCTGCTCGGCTCCTCGATATCGACGATGGAGAGCCTCATGAGTTACAAGAACCCGCTCTACGGCAGGAGGACTGGTCAGATAAAGCTCCGCCCCCTTGAATTCTTCCACCTGAGGGAGGCTTTCCCCCGCTACAGCTGGGAGGAGCTCGTTAAGGTCTATGGAAATATAGACGGAATTCCAGCTTACTTCCAGTACTTCGATGACTCCCTTCCAGTGGAGAAAAATATCGAGAACAACTTCTACAATAAAGTGAGCGTCCTCTATGAAGACGCCGAGAGGTTGCTGAAAGACGAGCTGAGGGAACCGATTACGTACCTCAACATCCTGAAGGCCATAAACGACGGAAAGACGAAGCTCAAGGAGATAGCTAATGAGACGAGGGTCGCCGTGACGAACCTCCCAAAGTACCTCAAAGTCCTCCAGACCCTCGACCTCGTGAAGAAGGAGTATCCGATAAACCAGAGAAAGCGCGGGCGCGGCGTTTACAGGGTGAAAGACTTTTACTACCGCTTCTGGCTCCGCTTTGTCTACCCCTACCGCGATGACATAGAGATTGGAGCAATAAGCTTCGAGGACTTTCAGAGCGACTTCAACCGCTACCTCGGCGAGGTCTTCGAGAGCGTTGCCGGACAGTTCCTGATTAGGACGAACCGTCTCGGAAAGCTGCCCTTCAGGTTCACGAAGCTTGGAAGATGGTGGCACAAGGGGGAGGAGATTGACTTGGTTGCCCTCAACAGCATCACAGGAGAAGCGGGCTTTTTCGAGACCAAGTGGAAGAACTTGAGCGAAAGGGAAGCGAGGGGAATTCTGAAAGACCTTAAAAGAAAAGCAGGGCTCACAGGAATACCGGGGAGCTACTTCGGACTGATTGGGAAGAGGATAGAAGGAAAAGAGAACCTTAGAGAGGAAGGCTACCTCGTCTTTGACCTCGAGGATTTCAACGAAGTTAGAGAGAAAGAGAGCTGA
- a CDS encoding metal ABC transporter solute-binding protein, Zn/Mn family has translation MKRMVLLFVLILLLAPLTTAQEKPLVVTSIAPIAEILREAFGDTVQVEYLVPLGVDPHQYQLTPEQIKEIQRADVIVTIGHLPAEEKIEELKREGILKGKVLGIEDYQRYGFRYLPERWYNNKYNPHGIWLDPYNVLAIAEAVKDALANSPAYTSLDSRFSEFEAKLEGIVLAYQKLGLEGKKALIELPSQQYTLEWMGIIGVDSIKPEEEVPAKSVDELLTVAKTVDVIVYSEESPEPLKSAALELSKRTGVPAVKVSVMWSGRNYTEVLAQNSANIASAFRSCAPEQGQTFQQTNLNTTYILLALVVGITLGTALGVIIKSKRAHSLL, from the coding sequence ATGAAGAGAATGGTGTTACTGTTTGTACTTATCCTTCTTCTAGCTCCATTAACTACCGCTCAGGAGAAGCCTTTAGTGGTCACGAGCATAGCCCCAATAGCGGAGATACTTAGGGAGGCATTTGGAGATACCGTTCAGGTGGAATATCTGGTTCCCCTTGGCGTTGATCCTCATCAATACCAGCTTACACCGGAGCAGATTAAAGAGATTCAAAGGGCAGATGTTATAGTTACAATTGGTCACTTGCCAGCTGAAGAAAAAATAGAGGAGCTCAAGCGAGAAGGCATCTTGAAAGGTAAGGTTCTTGGGATAGAGGATTATCAGAGATACGGCTTTCGCTATCTTCCTGAAAGGTGGTACAACAACAAGTACAATCCCCACGGTATTTGGCTTGACCCCTACAATGTCCTTGCCATAGCTGAAGCCGTAAAGGATGCTTTAGCTAACTCCCCTGCATACACTTCCCTAGATTCTCGGTTTTCAGAGTTTGAGGCAAAACTCGAAGGGATTGTCTTGGCATATCAAAAATTAGGCTTGGAAGGGAAGAAGGCATTGATAGAGCTCCCCTCTCAACAGTACACTTTGGAGTGGATGGGAATTATAGGGGTTGACTCTATAAAACCTGAAGAAGAAGTCCCAGCTAAGAGTGTGGATGAGCTCCTTACTGTTGCAAAAACAGTTGATGTAATAGTTTACTCGGAGGAATCCCCAGAACCTTTGAAAAGTGCTGCCCTTGAGCTTTCAAAAAGAACAGGAGTCCCAGCGGTCAAAGTTTCGGTTATGTGGAGCGGGAGAAATTATACCGAAGTTTTAGCCCAAAATTCTGCCAATATAGCATCCGCATTTAGAAGCTGTGCTCCGGAGCAAGGGCAGACATTCCAGCAAACAAACCTCAACACAACGTATATCCTTCTTGCCCTCGTGGTAGGGATTACCCTCGGAACAGCTCTCGGTGTAATAATAAAAAGTAAGAGAGCTCACTCTCTCTTGTAG
- the vapB gene encoding type II toxin-antitoxin system VapB family antitoxin encodes MAVITVRVPDEIKAKMKGININWSEEIRRFIIQRIEEEERKKNLQKALEILKGRKNVEKGFSARSVREDRDSN; translated from the coding sequence ATGGCTGTCATTACAGTTAGGGTTCCAGATGAGATAAAAGCAAAGATGAAGGGAATAAATATAAACTGGAGTGAAGAAATAAGGAGGTTCATAATCCAGCGCATAGAAGAGGAAGAAAGGAAGAAAAACCTCCAAAAAGCCCTCGAAATCCTTAAGGGGAGAAAGAACGTTGAGAAAGGTTTTTCAGCGAGATCTGTGAGGGAGGATCGTGATAGTAATTGA
- a CDS encoding class I SAM-dependent methyltransferase, whose protein sequence is MPANEEKFKEEILSKIPPRNEPSLPPDWLSLEMLERFRVLRFASLEEGMNVLEIGCGAHAITTVPLAYLVGETGRVVAVDKARWRFFEEITSAAGLKHRILPIKLDAKELPFPFKAFDLAVLVHGIRSLKNEETIVKVISEMLRISERIFIAESLPIANNERQRAHLELYNLRQEIFEALFGEKDDLHYFPLEKLEEFVERAGGRIVDSGTFEPNLPHYLAYIPREYLGQIKDEKKRSELLKRWDKAYEKWKNGAEHPPVGWLVAESDAHRKP, encoded by the coding sequence ATGCCTGCCAACGAAGAAAAGTTCAAAGAAGAGATTCTTTCCAAAATCCCACCCCGGAACGAGCCGTCTTTGCCTCCCGACTGGCTTAGCCTTGAAATGCTCGAACGCTTCCGCGTACTCAGGTTCGCGTCCCTGGAAGAGGGCATGAACGTCCTCGAAATCGGCTGTGGCGCCCATGCAATAACAACAGTTCCGCTCGCTTACCTCGTTGGTGAGACCGGCAGAGTAGTTGCCGTGGATAAAGCCCGCTGGCGCTTCTTCGAAGAAATAACGTCTGCCGCGGGGCTGAAGCACAGGATACTCCCCATAAAACTCGACGCAAAAGAACTGCCCTTTCCCTTTAAAGCGTTTGACCTGGCCGTTCTCGTTCACGGCATCAGAAGTCTGAAAAACGAGGAAACCATCGTAAAGGTCATATCTGAGATGCTCCGAATTTCCGAGAGGATTTTCATAGCCGAGAGCCTCCCAATAGCAAACAACGAACGCCAGAGGGCACACCTTGAGCTGTACAACCTGAGGCAGGAAATTTTCGAGGCTTTGTTCGGTGAGAAGGATGACCTGCACTACTTCCCGCTGGAAAAGCTGGAGGAGTTTGTGGAGCGCGCCGGAGGAAGGATCGTTGATAGTGGAACCTTTGAGCCCAACCTGCCGCACTACCTCGCATACATACCGCGGGAGTACTTGGGGCAGATAAAAGACGAGAAAAAGCGCTCTGAACTCCTGAAGCGATGGGATAAAGCCTATGAAAAGTGGAAGAACGGAGCCGAGCACCCTCCAGTAGGATGGCTGGTTGCCGAAAGCGATGCCCACCGAAAACCTTAA
- a CDS encoding phosphoribosyltransferase codes for MKKFPAYLASWDDIEKWAKEGAIKVLEEGWMPDVVVGLARGGWVAARLYCDYLGVKDLVSVKVEHWGVTATPDGKAKLKYGTQYNFGGKKVLIVDDIADTGESLTLAKNYVESKNPAEIKVATLLTIKTSKFRPDYFGEEIDWAWIVFPWNFVEDMINLVNNLFEEKDALTSDEIIELFKELHGMEVPKEKLEEALKFAQMRKIFKWDGQSWRKA; via the coding sequence ATGAAGAAGTTTCCAGCATACTTGGCTTCTTGGGACGACATAGAGAAGTGGGCTAAAGAAGGAGCAATTAAAGTTCTTGAAGAAGGCTGGATGCCGGATGTTGTTGTGGGCCTTGCAAGAGGCGGCTGGGTTGCGGCAAGGCTTTACTGCGACTATTTGGGAGTTAAAGATCTCGTGAGCGTTAAAGTGGAGCATTGGGGAGTTACGGCAACTCCAGACGGAAAAGCCAAACTCAAGTACGGCACGCAATACAATTTTGGGGGCAAGAAAGTCCTGATAGTTGATGACATAGCGGATACTGGAGAAAGCTTAACCTTGGCAAAGAACTACGTCGAGAGCAAAAATCCAGCTGAAATAAAAGTTGCAACTCTTTTGACGATAAAAACCTCAAAGTTTAGGCCAGATTACTTTGGAGAGGAGATTGATTGGGCATGGATAGTCTTTCCGTGGAACTTTGTTGAGGATATGATAAACCTCGTAAACAACCTGTTTGAGGAGAAGGATGCCCTTACTTCGGATGAAATAATTGAGCTGTTTAAAGAGCTCCATGGTATGGAGGTTCCGAAGGAGAAGCTTGAGGAGGCTTTAAAATTTGCCCAGATGAGAAAAATATTTAAATGGGATGGGCAATCTTGGCGCAAAGCTTAA
- a CDS encoding M20/M25/M40 family metallo-hydrolase, with product MKILMVSSMDVVELLSELVKFDTTNDPAKGIKPSKDCPKFIMDTLSSWGIEAELIERDGYYAVYGEIGSGKPKLLFMAHFDVVPVNREEWETEPFELTIKGSRAYGRGSADDKGNVASVMLALKELSKMKLEGKILFAFTGDEEIGGKMAMHIAEKLKSENNLPEYMINADGIGMKPIIRRRKGFGVTIGVPSERIKLIGVLKERKFKVNTPILETRHAAYFLPGVDTHPMIALSHFLRNSNALAVSLEGKFLKGNVVPSEVTLKYLEPGEGEEVEADMGLTKLLKAIVPLVRAPIKPEKYSDYGVSITPNLYSFKDGKHVLRLDIRAMSYSHKDIESTIKEVVAFNIPEAEVIVSSNEKAGYLFTHPEEEIVRAMLETLEKFGEKAEPVEGPGAADSRFFTPYGVKAIDFGPRGGDIHGPNEYVEIDSLRRMPELYAELARRMVRE from the coding sequence ATGAAGATTTTAATGGTGTCATCTATGGACGTTGTGGAGCTCCTTTCCGAACTGGTGAAATTCGACACAACAAACGACCCGGCAAAAGGTATAAAACCCTCAAAGGACTGCCCGAAGTTTATAATGGATACGCTGTCTTCTTGGGGCATTGAAGCTGAGCTGATAGAAAGGGACGGTTATTATGCAGTCTATGGTGAAATAGGAAGTGGGAAACCAAAGCTCCTCTTCATGGCTCACTTTGATGTAGTCCCCGTAAACAGGGAAGAGTGGGAGACTGAACCGTTTGAGCTGACCATTAAAGGTAGCAGAGCATACGGAAGGGGAAGTGCCGATGACAAGGGAAACGTAGCTTCGGTAATGTTAGCATTGAAAGAGCTCTCAAAAATGAAGCTTGAGGGAAAGATTCTGTTCGCATTTACCGGTGATGAAGAAATTGGTGGAAAAATGGCAATGCACATTGCTGAAAAGCTGAAGAGCGAAAATAACCTTCCGGAATACATGATCAACGCAGATGGCATTGGCATGAAACCCATAATACGCAGGAGAAAGGGGTTTGGAGTCACCATAGGCGTGCCTTCTGAAAGAATCAAGCTCATAGGAGTCCTAAAAGAGAGGAAGTTTAAGGTAAACACCCCAATTCTCGAAACGAGGCATGCGGCATATTTCCTTCCTGGAGTTGATACTCATCCGATGATAGCACTGTCGCACTTTTTGAGGAATTCAAACGCTTTGGCGGTCTCTCTTGAAGGGAAGTTCCTCAAGGGAAACGTCGTCCCGAGTGAGGTAACGCTCAAGTATCTTGAGCCCGGAGAGGGAGAGGAAGTTGAAGCAGATATGGGCTTAACGAAGCTTTTAAAGGCGATAGTGCCTTTGGTGAGAGCTCCAATAAAGCCTGAGAAGTACAGCGATTATGGAGTATCGATAACGCCCAACCTCTATTCCTTTAAGGATGGCAAGCATGTTCTGAGGCTAGACATAAGGGCAATGAGCTATTCCCATAAAGACATCGAGAGCACTATAAAAGAGGTTGTTGCTTTTAACATCCCAGAGGCAGAGGTTATCGTAAGCAGCAACGAGAAAGCCGGTTACCTCTTTACCCATCCGGAGGAGGAGATAGTGAGGGCAATGCTTGAAACGCTTGAAAAATTTGGCGAGAAAGCCGAACCCGTTGAAGGGCCTGGAGCGGCGGACTCAAGGTTCTTCACACCTTATGGAGTTAAGGCAATAGACTTTGGACCGAGAGGAGGCGATATTCACGGGCCGAATGAGTACGTTGAGATAGACTCGCTCCGCAGGATGCCGGAGCTCTACGCTGAGCTGGCGAGGAGGATGGTGAGAGAGTAG
- a CDS encoding ABC transporter permease yields the protein MRVDIKGFAKPLVESLIAIVIGIVVGGIILAFSGYSPVKAYVALFDGAVGSKYGWAMTLSAATPIILTALTFGIGARTGLFNIGGEGTVYFGAIAAILLTNLWGNILMGLLGGIIAGIAWMAIPAFLKVLRGVNEVVSTIMLNWMAYFIALYIVLQKIPNPEDPNKTIAVPASARFPIIMKGSELSWAFAISVIAALITYYILWHTELGYELRVSGYNERAARYGGINPKKAVIWSFLLGGIMSGLAGATEVMGRPPSYAISQGMANIYGYGFDGIGVSLVGRNHPLGIIFSGIFFGMLKAGATAMQIEAGVPLEMVRMVQGVIVVAVAVPGLLDLLKRVVRR from the coding sequence ATGAGGGTTGACATCAAAGGATTTGCAAAGCCACTTGTAGAGAGCCTGATAGCGATAGTGATTGGAATTGTAGTTGGAGGAATTATACTAGCGTTCTCAGGCTACAGCCCAGTTAAGGCTTACGTGGCACTTTTTGACGGAGCCGTGGGCTCAAAGTACGGATGGGCCATGACACTAAGTGCAGCAACCCCCATAATATTAACCGCTTTGACCTTTGGAATAGGAGCGAGAACAGGACTTTTTAACATTGGCGGAGAAGGTACAGTATATTTTGGAGCTATAGCGGCAATCCTGCTAACAAACCTCTGGGGAAACATTTTAATGGGCCTTCTTGGTGGAATAATAGCGGGAATCGCATGGATGGCAATTCCTGCCTTCCTAAAGGTTCTAAGAGGAGTAAATGAAGTTGTATCTACAATCATGCTCAACTGGATGGCCTACTTCATAGCCCTCTACATAGTCCTGCAAAAAATACCAAATCCAGAGGATCCGAATAAGACAATAGCAGTACCGGCTAGTGCAAGGTTTCCGATAATAATGAAAGGAAGTGAGCTTTCATGGGCCTTTGCGATTTCGGTAATAGCAGCCCTCATCACATACTACATCCTCTGGCACACTGAGTTGGGGTATGAACTTAGAGTAAGCGGATACAATGAGAGAGCAGCTCGTTATGGTGGGATAAACCCAAAGAAAGCAGTTATATGGTCTTTCCTACTTGGAGGCATCATGAGCGGCCTTGCTGGTGCAACGGAAGTCATGGGAAGACCTCCAAGCTATGCAATAAGCCAAGGAATGGCGAACATCTACGGCTACGGATTTGATGGAATAGGTGTTTCCCTAGTAGGAAGAAATCACCCGCTTGGAATAATATTCAGCGGCATATTCTTTGGAATGCTTAAAGCTGGAGCCACGGCTATGCAGATTGAAGCAGGAGTCCCGTTAGAGATGGTGAGAATGGTTCAGGGTGTGATAGTTGTTGCCGTTGCAGTCCCAGGACTTTTAGACCTTCTAAAGAGGGTGGTGAGAAGATGA
- a CDS encoding ABC transporter permease: MIEAVISTLIGALTAMVPLVLTSVGAVVSERAGVVNIGYEGILLMSAFFGAIFAEITGSPWIGLLGGAFIGMLLGMLHGFITVYLKGDHVIPGIGVNLLALGVVAFGIPAYWGTAGQHQVPTNFRVTPIINTPYGSLSPMVLVTIAIAILTHWVLFRTPLGLRIRAVGENPEAADALGINVERYRFLATVYGATLAGLGGAFMSVDWLGTVTKQLSAGRGFIALANMVFSGWNPLRALLGGFIFGFFDNLSVWVRTNPEVQRIIPWQFVATLPYLVTLIIVAGIIGKVRPPKADGKPYKRE; encoded by the coding sequence ATGATTGAGGCAGTCATTTCAACACTTATAGGAGCACTAACGGCAATGGTTCCACTGGTGCTTACAAGCGTGGGGGCTGTAGTGAGCGAGAGAGCCGGTGTTGTAAACATAGGATATGAGGGAATACTCCTTATGAGTGCCTTCTTTGGAGCAATATTCGCAGAAATAACCGGAAGTCCATGGATCGGCCTTCTTGGTGGGGCTTTTATAGGGATGCTTTTAGGGATGCTCCACGGATTTATTACCGTTTATCTAAAGGGAGATCATGTGATTCCGGGTATAGGAGTTAACCTTCTTGCATTAGGTGTTGTAGCCTTTGGAATTCCAGCATACTGGGGAACGGCAGGTCAGCATCAAGTTCCGACGAACTTCAGGGTTACACCGATAATAAACACCCCCTACGGAAGTTTAAGCCCAATGGTTCTTGTGACAATTGCCATAGCAATCCTGACCCACTGGGTTCTCTTCAGAACTCCATTAGGACTTAGAATAAGAGCGGTAGGTGAAAATCCGGAAGCAGCGGATGCACTAGGTATAAATGTTGAGCGCTATAGATTTCTAGCCACAGTGTATGGAGCAACGCTTGCAGGACTTGGCGGGGCATTCATGAGTGTAGACTGGCTTGGAACGGTCACAAAGCAGCTTTCAGCAGGTAGAGGATTTATCGCCCTGGCAAATATGGTCTTTAGCGGATGGAACCCATTAAGGGCTCTCCTTGGAGGATTCATCTTTGGATTCTTCGACAACCTCTCAGTGTGGGTAAGAACAAATCCAGAGGTTCAGAGAATCATCCCATGGCAGTTTGTTGCTACACTTCCATACCTAGTGACATTGATCATTGTGGCAGGAATAATAGGAAAAGTAAGACCTCCAAAGGCCGATGGAAAGCCCTACAAGAGAGAGTGA
- a CDS encoding ABC transporter ATP-binding protein: MEEVPIIEMKGIVKIYPDGTKALKGVDFSVKKGEIHGLLGENGAGKTTLMKILSGMLHPTEGKIFVNGKEVRFKSPADALANGIGMVHQHFTLVDVFDGLHNIILGMEGHGLFSRIDVEKAKEKLQKLMDELNFQVPLDVPVENLPVGVQQRIEILKTLYRDVDVLILDEPTAVLTPIEVKELFDVLRKLKAQGTTIIFISHKLREVMEITDRVTVLRKGEVIGTVNTSETSPKELAKMMVGREVALRIEKPPKEAGKPVLEVKNLWVKGDRGEDAVKGLTFEVRAGEIFGIAGVEGNGQTELIEAISGLRRIEKGKVILNGKDITGRPPRELYDLGVAHIPEDRIHMGLVTEMSVAENSILGLHWRETFRGPLGLIRWDKVKEHAAKLVKDFEVVVPSIDAPVKSLSGGNQQKLIVAREVSKEPEFIIASQPTRGVDVASTEYIRNYLIKLRNENKAVLLVSADLDEVLQLSDRMAIIYEGEFVGIVKPEEVTEEQIGLMMGGIKHEG, translated from the coding sequence ATGGAAGAAGTTCCAATTATCGAGATGAAAGGGATCGTCAAGATATATCCAGACGGAACAAAGGCCCTGAAAGGTGTTGATTTTTCCGTAAAAAAAGGTGAGATTCACGGTTTGTTGGGTGAGAATGGAGCTGGAAAAACAACTTTAATGAAAATACTCTCTGGAATGCTCCATCCAACAGAGGGTAAAATCTTTGTTAATGGTAAAGAAGTGAGATTTAAGAGCCCCGCAGATGCTCTTGCGAATGGAATTGGTATGGTTCATCAGCATTTTACTCTCGTTGATGTTTTTGATGGTCTTCATAATATTATACTTGGAATGGAAGGTCACGGGCTTTTCTCAAGGATAGATGTTGAGAAAGCAAAGGAGAAGTTGCAAAAACTTATGGATGAGCTGAACTTTCAAGTTCCCCTCGATGTACCCGTTGAAAACCTTCCGGTGGGCGTTCAGCAGAGAATCGAGATATTAAAAACCCTATATAGAGATGTTGATGTTCTTATTTTGGATGAGCCAACTGCAGTGTTAACACCAATAGAGGTCAAGGAGCTCTTTGATGTTCTTAGAAAGCTAAAAGCACAGGGTACAACGATAATATTCATAAGCCACAAGCTAAGAGAAGTCATGGAGATAACCGACAGGGTAACCGTTCTGAGAAAGGGAGAGGTAATAGGAACCGTCAACACAAGCGAGACATCCCCAAAAGAACTCGCCAAAATGATGGTTGGGAGAGAAGTTGCTCTCAGGATAGAGAAACCACCAAAAGAAGCTGGGAAACCCGTTCTTGAAGTAAAGAACCTATGGGTAAAGGGGGACAGAGGCGAAGATGCAGTAAAAGGACTGACATTTGAAGTGAGGGCAGGGGAAATATTCGGAATAGCTGGTGTAGAGGGTAACGGGCAAACCGAGCTTATAGAAGCGATAAGCGGGTTAAGGAGAATAGAAAAGGGCAAGGTAATCCTCAACGGCAAAGATATAACTGGTAGACCACCAAGGGAGCTCTATGATCTCGGAGTGGCACATATTCCAGAGGACAGAATCCATATGGGACTAGTCACAGAAATGAGTGTAGCCGAAAATTCAATTCTCGGGCTCCACTGGAGAGAGACTTTTAGAGGGCCGTTGGGACTTATAAGGTGGGACAAGGTTAAAGAACATGCGGCAAAGCTCGTGAAGGATTTTGAAGTTGTTGTCCCAAGTATAGATGCTCCCGTAAAGAGCCTGAGCGGAGGAAATCAGCAAAAGCTCATAGTTGCAAGGGAAGTTAGCAAAGAGCCCGAATTTATAATTGCATCTCAACCAACGAGAGGTGTAGACGTTGCATCAACCGAATATATAAGAAACTACCTGATAAAGCTTAGAAACGAAAACAAGGCTGTTCTTTTGGTTTCTGCTGATCTCGACGAAGTACTGCAACTCAGTGATAGAATGGCAATAATCTATGAGGGCGAATTTGTAGGCATAGTAAAGCCTGAAGAGGTTACCGAAGAGCAAATAGGACTAATGATGGGAGGTATCAAGCATGAGGGTTGA
- a CDS encoding DUF4932 domain-containing protein, with protein sequence MPMKRRLLALLIIFLLAPNVSAYQFQRNSVLIKINPNEELLSIVYYLAFGHDEFVLNREGYINDVKQWFWKYRNHRAVEILRKYFKDAKTVPERDYRLFIIDAYLLQFSEPPEMKRIYMGWQDQELDEIVDALREFSQDTNFMEFFRSHENYYNEDLEVYASAITLLPPDEFMESYMNLTNVRFEFHFPYLVCIHGHNFREKVNETVIYGSGGMLPLVRRNPPKTYWGFLRARDTIFGLPLNSVYVNNSEFDRLWILEFIYHELGHDLTTAKLNEYYGYKVKPLKYLEDTIEEDMPYLATYDIHFWSDTAMIYESFADAWAYFALSGINKDYAELSLQMEKAWGEFWIEDVVELYKKYAKIAVENNRPLEEYIFNMLTELAHMVPESEAKALYEEKVPVTPLRALDDGVKEGEIIIVYGTQNPDKNGVDYDRETAEIVKYYLQRFYSQWMGEVKVEIKSDMEITKEDLEKDMILIGGPLSNKVVDQLDEDFPLRFVLSNGTWILEKNAEFENVRTFLITDPYIKEIEFAEKTYSSPFTSVIMAIRNPYREDNYIIWIAGADRYGTRKYKNPTYYLVSYQVYDGRVIEDGFYS encoded by the coding sequence ATGCCTATGAAGCGCAGGCTCTTGGCACTCCTAATTATTTTTCTCCTGGCTCCAAACGTTAGTGCGTACCAGTTTCAGCGAAATAGTGTTCTAATAAAGATAAACCCAAATGAAGAGCTCCTATCCATTGTTTACTACCTTGCATTTGGTCACGATGAGTTCGTCCTCAATAGAGAGGGGTACATCAACGATGTAAAACAATGGTTTTGGAAATACAGAAACCACAGGGCGGTAGAGATACTTAGGAAATATTTCAAGGATGCAAAAACTGTTCCGGAGAGGGACTATAGGCTATTCATCATTGACGCGTACCTTCTGCAGTTCTCAGAGCCACCGGAGATGAAGAGAATCTATATGGGATGGCAGGATCAAGAGCTTGACGAAATAGTGGACGCCCTGAGGGAGTTTTCCCAAGATACAAACTTCATGGAATTCTTTAGGAGCCATGAGAATTACTACAATGAAGACCTAGAAGTTTATGCTTCTGCCATAACTCTACTCCCACCAGATGAGTTCATGGAATCATATATGAACTTGACCAACGTTCGCTTCGAGTTTCATTTTCCATATCTGGTCTGTATTCATGGACACAACTTCAGAGAAAAAGTGAATGAGACTGTAATCTATGGCTCCGGAGGAATGCTTCCATTGGTCAGAAGAAACCCTCCCAAAACATACTGGGGCTTTCTTAGAGCAAGGGATACTATATTTGGACTTCCGCTGAACAGCGTTTATGTGAACAATTCAGAATTTGACAGATTGTGGATTCTGGAGTTTATCTATCACGAGCTTGGACACGACCTAACTACAGCCAAGCTCAACGAGTATTACGGGTACAAAGTAAAGCCCCTCAAATACCTTGAAGACACCATAGAGGAGGACATGCCCTACTTGGCAACCTATGACATACACTTTTGGAGCGATACAGCCATGATATACGAAAGCTTTGCAGATGCCTGGGCGTACTTTGCCCTAAGCGGAATAAACAAAGACTATGCCGAGCTTTCCCTTCAGATGGAGAAAGCATGGGGAGAATTTTGGATCGAGGATGTTGTGGAGCTATACAAAAAATATGCCAAGATTGCCGTTGAGAATAACAGGCCCTTGGAGGAGTACATCTTTAATATGTTAACGGAGTTAGCCCATATGGTGCCTGAAAGCGAAGCAAAAGCCCTTTATGAAGAAAAAGTACCGGTAACTCCATTGAGAGCACTGGACGATGGAGTGAAGGAGGGAGAAATAATCATAGTTTACGGCACACAGAATCCTGACAAAAATGGTGTGGATTACGATAGAGAAACAGCCGAAATCGTTAAATATTATCTCCAGAGGTTCTACTCTCAGTGGATGGGGGAGGTAAAAGTCGAAATAAAGAGCGATATGGAGATAACTAAGGAAGATTTAGAGAAGGATATGATCCTCATAGGCGGTCCTTTGAGTAATAAAGTTGTTGATCAGCTGGATGAAGACTTCCCCTTAAGGTTTGTGCTCTCAAACGGAACATGGATTTTGGAGAAAAATGCCGAATTCGAAAACGTCAGAACGTTCTTAATAACGGATCCATACATAAAAGAGATTGAATTCGCCGAAAAAACTTACAGCTCACCCTTTACATCCGTAATAATGGCAATAAGAAACCCATATCGGGAAGACAACTACATAATATGGATCGCCGGGGCAGATAGATATGGAACAAGAAAATACAAAAATCCAACATACTACCTAGTAAGCTATCAAGTATACGACGGAAGAGTCATTGAAGATGGGTTTTACTCCTGA